In Candidatus Bathyarchaeia archaeon, the following are encoded in one genomic region:
- a CDS encoding oxidoreductase, with protein sequence MNKLKIAFYWAASCGGCEIAVLDINEKILDVIQIADIVFWPVAIDIKYKDVEAMPDKSIDVCFFNGAIRTEENEHMAKLLRQKSKTLVAFGSCACDGCVIGLGNLWNKEKIFERAYFETPSTKNPRSVTPQTSLKVKEGELELPEFYDTVKTLAQTVDVDYFLSGCPPPIPCILQAIEAIASGKLPPKGSSLLPTKAVCDECPREKKDRKLHEIKRIYEIDDDFKTCFWDQQVICMGPATRAGCGAQCPKVNIPCTGCGGPAPRVSDQGAAAISALASIATNPSVIEQVVDPVGTFYKYSLANSILRRKMMK encoded by the coding sequence ATGAACAAACTTAAAATTGCCTTCTACTGGGCAGCAAGCTGCGGAGGCTGCGAAATCGCCGTTTTAGACATAAACGAAAAAATCCTCGACGTAATACAAATCGCCGACATCGTTTTTTGGCCAGTAGCCATAGACATAAAATACAAAGATGTCGAAGCCATGCCAGACAAAAGCATTGACGTATGCTTCTTCAACGGCGCCATAAGAACCGAAGAAAACGAGCACATGGCAAAACTCCTAAGACAAAAATCCAAAACCCTAGTGGCATTCGGCTCATGCGCATGCGACGGATGCGTAATAGGCCTCGGAAACCTTTGGAACAAAGAGAAAATCTTTGAAAGAGCATATTTTGAAACGCCCTCAACAAAAAACCCGCGATCTGTAACCCCGCAAACCTCATTAAAAGTGAAAGAAGGAGAACTTGAACTGCCAGAGTTTTATGACACAGTGAAAACTTTAGCTCAAACCGTAGACGTGGATTACTTCCTCTCTGGATGTCCACCGCCAATCCCATGCATCCTCCAAGCCATCGAAGCAATTGCAAGCGGCAAACTCCCACCAAAAGGCTCCAGCCTACTTCCGACAAAGGCAGTTTGCGATGAATGCCCAAGAGAAAAGAAAGACCGAAAACTCCACGAAATAAAAAGAATCTACGAAATAGACGATGACTTCAAAACATGCTTCTGGGACCAACAAGTCATCTGCATGGGACCCGCAACACGCGCAGGATGCGGCGCGCAATGTCCCAAAGTGAATATACCATGCACGGGTTGCGGTGGTCCAGCACCGCGGGTGAGCGACCAAGGCGCCGCAGCAATAAGTGCTCTTGCATCCATAGCCACCAACCCAAGCGTCATCGAACAAGTTGTTGACCCCGTTGGAACCTTTTACAAGTATTCTCTCGCTAACTCGATATTGCGGAGGAAGATGATGAAATGA
- a CDS encoding hydrogenase iron-sulfur subunit — protein sequence MEEVKVGVFLSDCGKQLAEILDFKALTEHVKKVSGVALVVRGNEFWRGEGLKTIVDAIKSKKINRLVVAETLPKLSEVKIVKAAEEAGLNPYLVEVIDLKDHCAWPHRDAPLEATEKAKAMLSAAIERAKLLEPLEKLEFPAVKSVLVIGGGIAGMQAAEDLADLGFEVHLVEKAPFLGGLAARAGRFFPTDDCAICIQSPASDVKAITHTSRKCVYRSGFSEIPNLNILTNSKVVKVEGVPGNYKVTVEKKPRYVDESKCVRCDLCTTVCPVEVPDEYNAKLKTRKAIYINTPPVHPPVYVIDESACKFQECAKCVEICPTKAVKLNQKTEKLTLNVGGIIVATGFKEYDPSVIKEYHYGEYPDVITNLELARMIDGFGPTNGAIIKPSDRKPAKRIVFIQCVGSRDRRWNPWCSSICCMISLKNAMLIKSAYPDTDITICYIDIRTTGREHEYYYEKAREMGIKFVKGRPTEISHDPDGNILIVDVEDAILRRFFELEADLVVLATAMVPSEDTKELAEMLGIELDQDGFFKEYNAKLRPTETKIRGIYLCGGATFPKDAPTSSLHAHSAAVKTAKFLSTGKIIKDQRTAFVNEEYCGDCEFCPVICPFNAITLVPKGEDHFVAQVSDLKCEGCGICVGTCPVNAIELRHSRPNQMEAQMNALLSVNGTSKPLILAITCSECGHTAVDSSGMAMMQYPANVRVMKVPCTGILQVHQFLQAFKAGAQGVMVVGCKTDGCHYEVGSQKAQKKVDLAKVLLKEYGIEPERLEMFHMVFIEGDKFAEAAQMMTERIEKLGPLQLM from the coding sequence ATGGAAGAAGTAAAAGTTGGAGTATTCCTATCTGATTGTGGAAAGCAACTCGCTGAAATACTGGATTTCAAAGCCTTGACAGAGCACGTGAAGAAAGTTTCAGGCGTAGCTCTTGTTGTGCGAGGAAACGAGTTCTGGAGAGGCGAAGGACTAAAAACTATCGTGGACGCCATAAAAAGCAAAAAGATAAACCGACTAGTCGTAGCAGAGACCCTTCCTAAACTGAGCGAAGTAAAAATTGTCAAAGCCGCAGAAGAAGCTGGGCTTAACCCATACCTCGTGGAAGTTATAGACCTCAAAGACCACTGCGCATGGCCTCACCGAGACGCACCATTAGAAGCTACAGAAAAAGCCAAAGCGATGCTTTCAGCTGCCATTGAACGTGCCAAACTTCTCGAACCATTGGAGAAGCTGGAGTTTCCAGCTGTCAAGTCTGTTCTTGTGATAGGCGGTGGAATTGCTGGGATGCAAGCTGCCGAAGATTTGGCTGATTTGGGATTTGAAGTGCATCTTGTTGAAAAAGCTCCATTTCTTGGCGGTCTAGCGGCTCGTGCTGGAAGATTCTTTCCAACAGACGACTGCGCCATCTGCATACAATCTCCGGCTTCCGACGTGAAAGCTATAACTCACACTTCAAGAAAATGCGTTTACCGCTCTGGATTTTCCGAAATTCCAAACCTAAACATATTAACTAACTCAAAAGTTGTCAAGGTTGAAGGAGTTCCTGGAAACTACAAGGTTACAGTTGAGAAGAAACCACGCTACGTTGATGAGTCCAAATGTGTTCGTTGCGACCTTTGCACGACAGTCTGTCCAGTAGAAGTGCCAGACGAATATAATGCGAAACTGAAAACACGAAAGGCAATCTACATAAACACTCCACCAGTTCATCCGCCAGTCTACGTAATCGACGAGAGCGCTTGCAAATTCCAAGAATGTGCTAAATGTGTGGAGATTTGCCCCACAAAAGCCGTCAAATTAAACCAGAAAACTGAGAAGTTAACGCTTAATGTTGGCGGCATAATTGTCGCGACAGGCTTCAAAGAGTACGACCCAAGCGTTATAAAAGAATATCACTACGGCGAATATCCCGATGTAATAACCAATCTTGAACTTGCAAGAATGATTGACGGTTTCGGACCCACAAACGGCGCAATTATAAAGCCTTCAGACCGTAAACCCGCCAAAAGAATCGTTTTCATCCAATGTGTTGGCTCACGCGACCGACGATGGAACCCATGGTGCTCAAGCATTTGCTGTATGATATCTCTGAAAAACGCGATGCTCATTAAATCTGCATATCCAGACACGGACATTACAATCTGTTACATCGACATCAGAACAACGGGAAGAGAACACGAATACTATTATGAAAAAGCCCGAGAAATGGGAATAAAGTTCGTTAAAGGCAGACCAACTGAAATTTCACACGACCCAGACGGAAACATCTTAATCGTAGACGTTGAAGACGCTATCTTAAGAAGATTCTTCGAACTCGAAGCCGACCTAGTAGTTTTAGCCACCGCAATGGTGCCCTCAGAAGACACTAAAGAACTTGCCGAAATGCTCGGAATAGAACTTGACCAAGACGGCTTCTTCAAAGAATACAACGCCAAACTGAGACCAACAGAAACCAAAATCAGAGGAATATACTTGTGTGGAGGCGCAACTTTTCCAAAAGACGCTCCGACAAGCTCTCTGCACGCTCACTCAGCAGCTGTGAAAACCGCCAAATTCTTGTCCACTGGCAAAATAATCAAAGACCAGCGAACAGCATTCGTGAATGAAGAGTACTGCGGAGACTGCGAGTTCTGTCCAGTCATCTGCCCATTCAACGCCATAACACTAGTGCCTAAGGGCGAAGATCACTTTGTTGCACAAGTTTCTGACCTCAAATGTGAAGGATGTGGCATTTGTGTTGGCACATGCCCCGTCAACGCCATAGAACTTAGACACTCACGACCAAACCAAATGGAAGCCCAAATGAACGCGCTCTTATCTGTGAATGGAACATCCAAACCGTTAATTCTTGCTATAACCTGTTCAGAATGTGGTCACACAGCCGTGGACTCTTCTGGCATGGCGATGATGCAGTATCCAGCCAACGTCAGAGTAATGAAAGTCCCATGCACCGGCATCTTGCAAGTCCACCAGTTCTTACAAGCCTTCAAAGCTGGCGCTCAAGGCGTCATGGTTGTAGGATGCAAAACTGACGGTTGCCATTACGAAGTCGGCAGTCAAAAGGCTCAAAAGAAAGTAGACCTTGCAAAAGTGCTGTTAAAGGAATACGGCATAGAGCCAGAACGTTTAGAAATGTTCCACATGGTTTTCATAGAAGGCGACAAATTCGCAGAAGCCGCGCAGATGATGACTGAAAGAATAGAAAAGCTTGGTCCACTGCAGTTAATGTGA
- a CDS encoding 4Fe-4S dicluster domain-containing protein, with translation MKHEKEQKTSATSFSDEIRSQLGGETIALCYQCGTCASSCPVAKTTERYNPRDIIRLSLLGEKQEVLTSGAIWLCSSCYNCQERCPQKVEIADVIYALRNIAIKEGHIPNIYSEFATGLMNEGRIVPISKFVEKKRPEYGLPPLRPAGLDTLKKILAATGFDKIQWKKEGTP, from the coding sequence ATGAAGCATGAAAAAGAACAAAAAACCTCTGCAACCTCATTTTCCGACGAGATAAGAAGCCAGTTAGGCGGCGAAACCATAGCCTTATGCTATCAATGCGGAACATGCGCCAGCAGTTGCCCAGTCGCCAAAACCACTGAACGCTACAACCCCCGAGACATTATCAGACTGTCACTTTTAGGCGAGAAACAAGAAGTTCTCACAAGCGGCGCCATTTGGCTATGCAGTTCATGCTACAACTGCCAAGAAAGGTGTCCGCAGAAAGTCGAAATAGCAGACGTTATCTACGCGTTAAGAAACATAGCCATCAAAGAAGGACACATCCCCAACATCTACTCGGAATTCGCGACTGGACTGATGAATGAAGGACGCATAGTTCCAATATCCAAATTCGTGGAAAAGAAAAGACCAGAATATGGCTTACCACCGCTTAGACCAGCAGGCTTAGACACATTGAAGAAAATACTTGCCGCAACAGGATTCGATAAAATACAGTGGAAGAAGGAAGGAACGCCATGA
- a CDS encoding Ni/Fe hydrogenase subunit alpha, whose protein sequence is MKEIVINPITRLEGHGKITIFLNDKGDVENAYLQVPELRGFEKFCEGRRAEDLPIITTRICGVCPVAHHMASAKALDAAFNVEPTETAKKLRELEYVAYYIYDHILHFYFLGGPDFVVGPDAPPEKRNVLGVIEKAGLEIGKEVIKHRAYGQKITGMLGGRPTHPVSACVPGGIAKALSEEERREIETMIRSCVEFAKFTLKLFDDIVLKNADYVNLVKSEPYALKTYYMGTVDKNNHVNFYDGKVRVVDPNGKEFVKFAPSEYLDVIEEHVEPWTYVKLPYLKKVGWNGFVDGPESGIYRVGPLGRLNAAEGMATPLANEEYKRMYKTLGGKPVHATLAFHWARLIELLYAAERALELITDPGITRKDIKNKPGKPGEGVGIVEAARGTLIHHYILDEKALAKKVNLIVATTHNAPGICMSIKNAAKGLIRNGKVSDGILNMVEMAFRAYDPCFACATHFAVGEMPLEVEIYDSEKRLVKTLRR, encoded by the coding sequence ATGAAAGAAATAGTAATAAATCCAATAACTCGACTTGAAGGTCACGGAAAAATAACCATATTCTTAAACGACAAGGGTGACGTGGAAAACGCTTATTTGCAGGTTCCAGAACTCAGAGGCTTCGAAAAATTCTGCGAGGGAAGAAGAGCCGAAGATTTACCTATAATAACCACGAGAATCTGCGGTGTATGTCCAGTCGCGCATCACATGGCAAGCGCCAAAGCCTTAGACGCCGCGTTCAATGTGGAACCAACAGAAACAGCCAAGAAACTGAGAGAGTTAGAATACGTCGCCTACTACATTTACGACCACATCTTACACTTCTACTTCTTAGGCGGTCCAGATTTTGTTGTTGGTCCAGACGCTCCTCCAGAAAAAAGAAACGTTCTCGGCGTAATAGAAAAGGCTGGCTTAGAAATCGGCAAAGAAGTGATAAAGCATAGGGCTTATGGACAAAAAATAACCGGCATGCTTGGCGGAAGACCCACCCATCCCGTGAGCGCTTGTGTGCCAGGTGGAATCGCTAAGGCTTTGTCTGAAGAGGAGCGGCGAGAAATAGAAACAATGATTAGAAGCTGCGTGGAGTTTGCAAAGTTCACCTTGAAACTCTTTGATGACATAGTTCTCAAAAACGCTGATTACGTGAACTTAGTTAAAAGTGAGCCTTATGCGCTTAAAACCTACTACATGGGCACAGTTGACAAAAACAACCACGTGAACTTCTACGACGGCAAAGTTCGAGTCGTAGACCCAAACGGGAAGGAATTCGTGAAATTTGCCCCTTCAGAATACTTAGACGTTATTGAAGAACACGTTGAACCATGGACTTACGTTAAACTGCCATACCTGAAAAAAGTTGGATGGAACGGATTCGTTGACGGACCAGAAAGCGGCATATACCGTGTTGGACCCTTAGGCAGATTAAACGCCGCTGAAGGCATGGCAACGCCCTTGGCAAACGAAGAATACAAGAGAATGTACAAAACACTCGGCGGCAAACCTGTTCACGCCACTTTGGCATTCCACTGGGCACGATTAATCGAGCTTCTATACGCAGCGGAACGCGCGCTGGAGCTGATAACAGACCCGGGCATAACAAGAAAGGACATCAAAAACAAGCCGGGAAAGCCCGGAGAAGGCGTAGGCATCGTGGAAGCAGCCAGAGGCACGCTTATTCACCATTACATACTTGACGAGAAAGCCTTAGCCAAAAAAGTCAACTTGATAGTGGCTACAACCCACAATGCGCCTGGCATTTGCATGTCCATAAAGAACGCGGCAAAGGGCTTGATACGCAACGGTAAAGTCAGCGACGGCATACTGAACATGGTTGAGATGGCTTTCAGAGCTTACGACCCATGCTTTGCTTGTGCTACACACTTTGCTGTTGGCGAGATGCCGCTTGAAGTTGAAATTTACGACAGTGAAAAGCGTTTAGTAAAAACGTTGAGAAGGTGA